One window of Alkaliphilus metalliredigens QYMF genomic DNA carries:
- a CDS encoding IS256 family transposase: MSTVSKKVLREMITGGDLKTAGDLQSYLKELFKDTLQEMLEAEIESDLGYEKGDRKNKNTQNRRNGYSEKTVKSKFGEMEIEVPRDRNGEFEPVVVPKNKRDISGIEEKVISLYARGMSTRDIHDQIQDIYGIEISAEMVSKITDKVIPQVKEWQNRALEAIYPFVFMDAIHYKVREDGQIKSKAAYVVLGIAMDGMKDILGIWIGESESSKFWLGILNDLKNRGVNDVLIFSVDGLAGMKEAIQASFPKSEIQRCVIHQLRYSFKYVNYKDRKEFAKDFKEVYTAVNEKAGHEKLMELENKWGKKYPYAIKSWDANWDVLSPFFKFPSEVRKIMYTTNMIEGLHRQFRKVTKTKSIFPSDQALEKMLFLASQNIMKKWTLSHRNWDIVLNQLMIFFEDRLTAQAK, encoded by the coding sequence ATGAGTACAGTATCGAAGAAAGTATTGAGAGAAATGATTACCGGAGGTGATTTAAAAACTGCAGGAGATCTACAGTCATATTTGAAAGAGCTATTCAAAGATACCCTACAGGAAATGTTAGAAGCAGAGATAGAATCTGACTTAGGTTACGAGAAAGGTGATAGAAAGAACAAGAATACACAGAATCGTAGGAATGGGTATAGCGAAAAGACAGTTAAAAGTAAGTTTGGAGAAATGGAAATAGAAGTTCCAAGGGATCGAAATGGAGAATTTGAGCCTGTAGTTGTCCCAAAGAACAAAAGAGACATCTCGGGCATTGAAGAAAAGGTCATATCCCTTTATGCAAGGGGGATGTCTACAAGAGATATACATGATCAAATACAGGATATCTACGGAATAGAGATCTCAGCTGAAATGGTTAGCAAGATAACAGATAAGGTTATACCCCAGGTCAAAGAGTGGCAAAATAGAGCCCTAGAAGCCATATATCCATTCGTATTTATGGATGCAATACACTACAAGGTTCGTGAAGATGGCCAAATTAAGAGTAAAGCAGCCTATGTTGTTCTAGGGATCGCCATGGACGGTATGAAGGATATTCTAGGCATCTGGATAGGTGAAAGTGAGTCTTCAAAGTTCTGGCTAGGGATATTAAACGACCTTAAGAATCGAGGGGTTAACGATGTATTAATCTTTAGTGTAGATGGCTTAGCAGGAATGAAGGAGGCAATCCAGGCATCCTTTCCTAAGTCAGAGATTCAAAGGTGCGTAATCCATCAACTTAGATACTCATTCAAATATGTAAATTACAAGGATAGAAAGGAATTTGCTAAGGACTTTAAAGAAGTATATACCGCAGTTAATGAAAAAGCAGGGCATGAAAAGCTCATGGAACTAGAAAATAAATGGGGAAAGAAATATCCATATGCCATTAAAAGCTGGGACGCTAACTGGGATGTATTATCGCCCTTCTTCAAGTTTCCATCGGAAGTAAGAAAGATTATGTACACCACAAATATGATCGAAGGGCTTCATCGCCAATTCAGAAAAGTAACAAAGACAAAGTCCATTTTCCCGTCTGATCAAGCTTTAGAAAAAATGCTTTTCTTAGCCAGTCAAAACATCATGAAAAAATGGACCTTAAGCCACAGAAATTGGGACATCGTTCTTAATCAGCTAATGATTTTCTTTGAAGATAGATTAACAGCCCAAGCAAAGTAA
- a CDS encoding ATP-binding protein produces MKNNLPRQYIICASVGSSATPKYAERFIDHSEISHLTFNRHQSELSFKVVADRAEKMSVIVSTNLKFSEWTTLFERGCK; encoded by the coding sequence TTGAAAAACAACTTGCCAAGACAGTACATAATATGCGCATCCGTAGGTTCTTCCGCCACACCGAAATATGCAGAAAGATTTATTGATCATAGTGAAATATCTCATCTAACATTTAACCGGCATCAATCAGAACTATCATTCAAAGTAGTAGCTGACCGTGCTGAGAAAATGAGTGTTATTGTATCTACTAACTTAAAGTTCTCGGAGTGGACCACCCTATTTGAAAGAGGGTGTAAATAA
- a CDS encoding 4Fe-4S double cluster binding domain-containing protein, which produces MNQQESLTKTLLELGVAKVGYSHLEDVLPDEFKHLKSGVTIAIRLSDQIISDINIETGPTHTYFHHYRTANAFIDQVTFKIMTILQQWEHLAMAIPASQSINIEGWHFKSLFPHRTAATRSGMGWIGKNSCLVTEEFGPRVRLGTVLTNMEFQYDEPIKDSQCGDCDLCVRNCPALALKGTLWKPGLSREEMFDANKCSKHMKSEYKHIGRGAVCGICIKSCPKGNAVLKT; this is translated from the coding sequence ATGAATCAACAAGAAAGCTTAACAAAAACATTGCTAGAGTTAGGTGTGGCAAAGGTAGGCTATAGTCACTTAGAAGACGTACTCCCAGATGAATTCAAGCACTTGAAAAGTGGTGTTACCATTGCCATTAGGCTATCTGATCAAATTATTAGCGATATAAACATAGAAACAGGACCAACCCACACTTATTTTCATCATTATCGTACTGCAAATGCATTTATCGACCAAGTCACCTTTAAAATAATGACAATTCTTCAGCAGTGGGAACATTTGGCTATGGCAATTCCGGCTTCACAATCCATTAATATAGAAGGATGGCATTTTAAGAGTTTATTTCCTCATCGAACTGCTGCCACCAGATCTGGAATGGGCTGGATTGGAAAGAACAGTTGTCTGGTAACGGAAGAATTTGGCCCCAGGGTAAGACTAGGCACGGTCTTAACAAATATGGAATTTCAGTATGATGAACCGATAAAAGACTCTCAATGTGGTGATTGTGATCTCTGTGTGAGAAACTGTCCTGCCTTGGCATTAAAGGGCACTCTATGGAAGCCGGGCTTATCAAGGGAAGAAATGTTTGACGCCAATAAATGTAGCAAGCATATGAAGAGTGAATATAAACATATAGGTAGAGGCGCTGTTTGTGGAATTTGTATCAAATCCTGTCCTAAAGGAAATGCTGTATTAAAAACATAG
- a CDS encoding polysaccharide deacetylase family protein: MKKSIKFTIILFLSVFLIGCMTVDSNEDPTENVSGQEDQIQEDNEDEALEDQEEIEEIKEIDLQVVQPNEAGQIMVLMYHHIREPEGEWSRTPDNFRKDLLVLYEEGYRPISLEDYATGNITTEAGYTPVVLTFDDGNDNNFNMIEDGDGQWVIDPNSAVAILVDFHEQYPDFPLEATFFINGGSPFGQSEFVEYKLNYIVEKGMDIGNHTNTHINFTNANAEKIQEELGRINEMVNNIIPDYEVNTLALPFGSKPKDEALRKYLVEGTYQGNPYKHVAVLEVGWDPYHSPYHESFNGATIHRIRASETKVDGVGMYDWMKALDQGGRLRYISDGDPNVVTVPKAYEDRISHELEGKEIRIYELNE, translated from the coding sequence ATGAAAAAATCAATCAAGTTTACAATCATTCTTTTTTTAAGTGTTTTTTTAATCGGCTGCATGACAGTAGATTCAAATGAAGATCCAACAGAAAACGTCAGTGGACAAGAGGATCAGATTCAAGAGGACAACGAAGATGAGGCCCTAGAAGATCAAGAAGAAATAGAAGAAATTAAAGAAATTGATTTACAAGTGGTACAACCAAATGAAGCAGGGCAAATTATGGTGTTAATGTATCATCATATTCGAGAGCCTGAGGGAGAATGGTCTAGAACTCCCGATAACTTTAGAAAGGATTTACTGGTGCTCTATGAAGAAGGATATCGACCTATCAGTCTTGAGGACTATGCCACAGGAAATATTACAACCGAGGCAGGCTATACACCTGTTGTCCTTACCTTTGACGATGGAAATGATAATAATTTTAATATGATTGAAGATGGAGATGGCCAGTGGGTGATAGATCCTAATAGTGCAGTGGCTATCTTAGTAGATTTTCATGAGCAGTATCCAGACTTTCCATTAGAAGCCACCTTCTTTATTAATGGTGGGAGCCCCTTTGGACAAAGTGAGTTTGTTGAATACAAATTAAATTATATTGTAGAAAAAGGCATGGATATTGGGAATCATACAAATACCCACATCAACTTTACCAATGCCAATGCTGAAAAAATCCAAGAGGAGCTCGGACGAATTAATGAAATGGTTAACAACATTATACCTGATTATGAGGTGAATACCTTAGCATTGCCATTTGGTTCAAAACCAAAGGATGAAGCGCTGAGAAAGTATTTAGTAGAGGGAACGTACCAAGGGAACCCATATAAGCATGTGGCAGTTTTAGAGGTGGGATGGGACCCATACCATTCACCCTACCATGAAAGCTTTAATGGAGCGACAATTCATCGGATAAGAGCCAGTGAAACAAAGGTTGATGGTGTTGGAATGTATGATTGGATGAAAGCCCTGGACCAAGGGGGAAGACTTCGTTATATTAGTGATGGAGACCCTAATGTTGTGACAGTGCCTAAGGCATATGAAGATCGCATATCCCATGAATTAGAAGGAAAAGAGATAAGAATATATGAATTAAATGAGTAA
- a CDS encoding Na/Pi cotransporter family protein — MILGSLTGLGLFLLGMQFLTKGLNHLTSTRVKSLIQNIKIHPVVGVLIGALITGLLQSSSGATIIFVGLVEARLLTLHQVAPMIMGSNVGSTLTAQLIAFNLGQYAPIIFIIGIILTLFKNRRAIVVGQSAVGFALIFIGITFLSDTLQPLKDYLRFQQILATLGEKPVLGVLMGFSTTAIIQSSSTGIAILQSLAVNHVITIKSAITILLGQNVGTCVTTILASLPLSVSARRAAFIHFFYNLLGVIIFFPLIDWLAYFSMELSPIHPARQIANAHSLFNILCTLLFLPFSSFFVSLSNIVIKK; from the coding sequence ATGATATTGGGTTCATTAACCGGCCTGGGCCTTTTTTTGCTTGGCATGCAGTTTCTAACAAAGGGACTCAATCATCTGACCTCAACAAGGGTCAAGAGTCTGATACAAAACATTAAAATCCATCCCGTAGTGGGTGTATTAATCGGCGCCCTGATCACCGGTCTTTTACAATCCAGTAGCGGTGCCACCATTATTTTTGTGGGTCTAGTGGAGGCACGCTTACTAACACTGCATCAAGTGGCACCCATGATTATGGGGTCCAATGTGGGAAGCACCCTCACTGCACAATTGATTGCCTTCAACCTTGGACAATATGCTCCTATCATTTTTATTATTGGCATCATTTTAACCCTATTTAAAAACAGAAGGGCTATTGTGGTGGGCCAGTCCGCCGTGGGATTTGCCTTAATCTTTATTGGTATTACCTTTCTTAGTGACACCCTTCAACCCCTCAAGGATTATTTAAGATTTCAACAAATCTTAGCTACCCTAGGAGAAAAACCAGTTTTAGGGGTTTTAATGGGCTTTTCTACTACTGCAATTATTCAAAGTAGCAGTACGGGTATTGCCATTTTACAGTCCTTGGCAGTTAACCATGTGATTACAATAAAATCTGCTATCACTATTTTATTGGGTCAAAATGTCGGTACATGTGTCACCACCATTTTAGCCAGTCTCCCCCTGAGCGTTTCTGCCAGACGGGCTGCCTTTATTCACTTTTTCTATAATCTGTTAGGGGTGATTATCTTTTTCCCACTGATTGATTGGCTGGCCTATTTTTCAATGGAACTGTCCCCCATTCATCCTGCTAGACAAATCGCTAACGCCCACAGTCTCTTTAATATCCTTTGTACTTTATTGTTTTTACCCTTTAGTTCTTTTTTTGTTAGCCTCTCCAATATTGTGATCAAAAAGTAA
- a CDS encoding LL-diaminopimelate aminotransferase produces MYFLEDKIAQRLGGKSFGKVSKEYKFRKIKKTKEEAIKKYPFISLIDLGVGEPDLAADERVVSILSKEAGKPENRWYADNGILEFQEAAVQYLNKVYGLKGLDPNENILHGIGTKSMLAMLPACFINPGDVVLTTIPGYPILSSNTQYFGGEIYPLPLHEENSFYPDFTAIPKSILNKAKLLYLNYPNNPTGQVATYDFYQEAVSIALQYGIVIVSDAAYGPITFDDHRPISLFSVPDASHVGIELHSLSKAFNMTGWRLAFALGSPEMIKAYSAIKDTTDSGQFRAIQKAGAFALQHIDIIEANCQRYSRRMDFLIEILQEVGFKATKPQGTFYCYVPIPKGTKSGIRFTNAEEVATHILEHALISTVPWDDVGSYLRLSVTFEAKDLESEKELLEELKRRLLSLELVF; encoded by the coding sequence ATGTACTTTTTAGAGGATAAGATCGCTCAACGGCTAGGAGGAAAAAGCTTTGGTAAGGTTTCTAAGGAATATAAGTTTCGGAAAATAAAAAAAACAAAGGAGGAAGCAATCAAAAAATATCCCTTTATTTCTTTGATTGATTTAGGCGTTGGGGAACCGGATTTAGCGGCGGATGAGCGGGTCGTTTCAATTCTTTCCAAGGAGGCTGGCAAACCTGAAAATCGTTGGTACGCTGACAACGGCATCCTTGAATTTCAAGAAGCAGCAGTTCAGTATCTCAATAAAGTATATGGTCTGAAGGGCCTTGACCCTAATGAAAACATTCTACATGGCATTGGTACAAAGTCCATGTTAGCCATGCTTCCAGCATGTTTTATTAATCCCGGCGACGTGGTTCTAACAACAATACCAGGGTACCCTATTCTAAGCAGCAATACCCAATATTTTGGTGGCGAAATTTATCCATTGCCCTTACATGAGGAAAATAGCTTTTATCCTGATTTCACTGCTATCCCCAAAAGTATTTTGAATAAAGCAAAGCTACTCTATCTAAATTATCCAAACAATCCCACTGGACAAGTGGCAACCTATGATTTTTATCAAGAAGCAGTTTCCATTGCTTTGCAATATGGGATTGTCATTGTTTCCGATGCCGCCTATGGACCTATTACCTTTGATGATCATCGTCCCATTAGTTTGTTTTCTGTTCCCGATGCCTCCCATGTGGGAATTGAACTTCATTCCCTTTCAAAGGCCTTCAATATGACAGGATGGCGTCTTGCCTTTGCCCTTGGCTCACCTGAAATGATTAAAGCCTACAGTGCCATCAAGGACACTACAGACTCAGGGCAATTCAGGGCAATTCAAAAGGCTGGTGCATTTGCTCTACAGCATATAGATATTATAGAAGCCAATTGCCAGCGATATTCGAGACGAATGGATTTTTTAATAGAAATCTTACAGGAGGTTGGCTTTAAAGCCACTAAGCCCCAAGGAACCTTCTACTGCTATGTTCCCATTCCAAAGGGAACAAAATCTGGTATCCGTTTTACAAATGCTGAAGAGGTCGCTACCCATATTCTTGAGCATGCACTGATTTCTACAGTCCCTTGGGATGATGTTGGCTCTTATTTACGTCTTTCAGTTACCTTTGAGGCCAAGGATCTGGAGTCAGAAAAAGAACTACTTGAGGAGCTTAAAAGAAGATTACTCTCCCTGGAACTTGTCTTTTAG
- a CDS encoding polysaccharide deacetylase family protein: MKVLIWSKKVVALIAICIVGATGLLLYQINFRGDVIAVFSPQRRLPIYSVETQEKKIAISFDAAWGDEFTDDILDTLDKFNVKTTFFLVGFWVDKHPDMVQKIHERGHEVGNHSSTHPHMSKLSSEQIAKELKTTGDKIQAITGIQPTVFRPPFGDYNNVLIETAEEVGYYTIQWDVDSLDWKELGVQPVVDRITKNIKNGSIVLFHNNAKHVSAFLPLVLEEVQAAGYEIVPVSELIHKGEFTIDHTGRQQKK; this comes from the coding sequence ATGAAGGTATTGATTTGGTCCAAAAAAGTTGTCGCATTAATCGCAATTTGTATTGTGGGGGCCACAGGATTATTACTGTATCAAATAAACTTTCGTGGAGATGTGATAGCAGTGTTTTCTCCCCAAAGAAGGCTACCCATATACAGTGTTGAAACCCAGGAAAAAAAGATCGCAATCAGCTTTGATGCTGCTTGGGGTGATGAGTTTACCGATGATATTTTAGATACTTTAGATAAATTTAACGTCAAAACAACTTTCTTTCTAGTAGGATTTTGGGTTGATAAGCATCCGGATATGGTGCAAAAAATTCATGAAAGAGGACACGAGGTTGGCAACCATTCTTCTACCCATCCACACATGTCTAAGCTGTCTAGTGAACAAATTGCTAAAGAATTGAAGACAACAGGAGATAAAATCCAAGCAATTACTGGAATTCAGCCCACGGTTTTTAGGCCTCCCTTTGGAGACTATAATAATGTACTCATTGAGACAGCTGAAGAAGTTGGATACTATACAATACAATGGGATGTAGATTCTCTAGATTGGAAGGAACTAGGAGTGCAACCAGTGGTAGATCGCATCACAAAAAACATTAAAAATGGATCCATTGTACTGTTTCATAACAATGCAAAGCATGTGAGTGCGTTTTTACCTTTGGTCCTAGAAGAAGTTCAAGCAGCAGGCTATGAAATCGTTCCAGTCTCAGAACTCATCCATAAGGGTGAATTTACAATTGATCATACCGGAAGACAACAAAAAAAATAG